In Plantibacter sp. PA-3-X8, one DNA window encodes the following:
- the crcB gene encoding fluoride efflux transporter CrcB — MTPWLFLAIAAAGGVGAAARFVVDGIVRSRVGGAYPWGTTVINVSGSLLLGLVTALALGGVVDEAWRLVLGGGLLGGYTTFSTASVETVRLLHDGRSRAGLTNALGMLVASVVAALVGYGLGSLLA, encoded by the coding sequence GTGACGCCCTGGCTCTTCCTCGCGATCGCGGCGGCCGGCGGTGTCGGTGCCGCGGCCCGCTTCGTCGTCGACGGCATCGTCCGTTCCCGTGTGGGCGGCGCCTACCCGTGGGGCACGACCGTGATCAACGTCAGCGGGTCGCTGCTGCTCGGCCTCGTCACCGCGCTGGCCCTCGGCGGGGTCGTCGACGAGGCGTGGCGGCTCGTCCTCGGAGGCGGGCTGCTCGGTGGGTACACCACGTTCAGCACGGCGAGTGTCGAGACCGTCCGGCTGCTCCACGACGGACGTTCCCGGGCCGGACTGACGAACGCGTTGGGCATGCTCGTCGCGTCGGTCGTCGCGGCCCTGGTCGGCTACGGGCTCGGTTCGCTCCTCGCCTAG
- a CDS encoding HhH-GPD-type base excision DNA repair protein produces MTGTLHITGDADADRLLSTDPLALLVGMLLDQQVPMETAFAGPLKISDRLGSFDAATIAREEPEAFASLFKTSPAVHRFPGSMAGRVQGLCAAIVDDWDGDAEAIWTRDAPDGPEILKRLLALPGFGEQKAKIFLALLGKQYGLDAADWREASAPYGEDGSLRSVADIVDPESLAQVRAAKQAAKAAAKRTKGE; encoded by the coding sequence ATGACCGGAACCCTGCACATCACCGGAGATGCGGACGCCGACCGCCTGTTGTCGACCGACCCGCTCGCCCTGCTCGTCGGCATGCTGCTCGATCAGCAGGTGCCGATGGAGACCGCGTTCGCCGGCCCGCTGAAGATCAGTGACCGACTCGGTTCCTTCGACGCGGCCACCATCGCGCGGGAAGAACCCGAGGCGTTCGCCTCCCTCTTCAAGACGAGTCCCGCCGTGCACCGGTTCCCGGGTTCCATGGCCGGCCGGGTGCAGGGGCTCTGCGCCGCGATCGTCGACGACTGGGACGGCGACGCTGAGGCGATCTGGACGCGCGACGCGCCCGATGGCCCGGAGATCCTGAAGCGCCTGCTCGCCCTCCCGGGGTTCGGTGAGCAGAAGGCGAAGATCTTCCTCGCGCTCCTCGGCAAGCAGTACGGGCTCGACGCGGCCGACTGGCGGGAAGCGTCGGCGCCCTACGGCGAGGACGGCAGCCTCCGGTCCGTCGCCGACATCGTCGACCCGGAGTCGCTCGCGCAGGTGCGGGCGGCGAAGCAGGCGGCCAAGGCCGCCGCGAAGCGTACGAAGGGGGAGTGA
- a CDS encoding DUF2273 domain-containing protein: MTDATGQPAPEAQHPSEPSGPTPSTEPDTEVATVYSSGSVSVRRSPRYWRFLVIGVFVGIIAALILTFAFPGSADYSLTQVFGFLLLVCVVVFGAIALVVGLLIDRSMARRTRIVAADRVDVHPAGTPAADAEPNGSVSAEPGESGPPNPPIAEGSGRS; the protein is encoded by the coding sequence ATGACAGACGCCACCGGGCAGCCAGCACCGGAAGCTCAGCACCCATCCGAACCGAGCGGTCCGACGCCCTCGACCGAGCCCGACACCGAGGTCGCGACCGTGTACTCCTCCGGTTCGGTCTCGGTGCGCCGGTCGCCGCGCTACTGGCGGTTCCTCGTCATCGGCGTCTTCGTCGGCATCATCGCCGCGCTCATCCTCACCTTCGCGTTCCCGGGGAGCGCCGACTACTCGCTCACCCAGGTGTTCGGCTTCCTCCTGCTCGTGTGCGTCGTCGTCTTCGGTGCGATCGCCCTCGTCGTCGGTCTCCTCATCGACCGTTCCATGGCGCGACGGACGCGGATCGTCGCAGCGGATAGAGTTGACGTGCATCCAGCCGGGACCCCCGCGGCCGACGCGGAACCGAACGGTTCCGTCAGTGCCGAGCCAGGTGAGTCCGGCCCCCCGAATCCACCCATCGCAGAAGGTTCAGGACGGTCATGA
- a CDS encoding 2TM domain-containing protein: MNTDELRVAAKKRLKAQHDFKQFLAVWGAVSVLLIVIWLLTGAWGYFWPIWPIFVMGIALVFVGLDAYGPSKHITEDAIDAEVARLVNQQQQRAAAREAASQPNATQAPYAGQSGYEQHPYQAGQTGQAPVYDPAQYGQTTAYDTSQYAGGQTSGYGTQQTQQGSQATQQYGAYQAPATESPNPEAPAAEPTSDWVRAAEPTPTEQFAAVFSGTDRAPEAAAAPNTSAEPAESIVLESTSTGDAETVAAAADETEARLASDETGADATTGRDETVSAAAPAAAVSAPRTSTSRSTTTRSTTARKPAAKTTTSATAAGSTVRKTSSTRATTGSTTPKAAAAKTTTPKAAATKAPTTKTTGAAAKPATAKAPAKPRTTKPKAAPAATPAPLEQPGTPE, translated from the coding sequence ATGAACACCGACGAACTCCGCGTTGCCGCCAAGAAGCGCCTGAAGGCGCAGCACGATTTCAAGCAGTTTCTCGCCGTCTGGGGTGCGGTCTCCGTCCTCCTGATCGTCATCTGGCTCCTCACCGGCGCCTGGGGATACTTCTGGCCGATCTGGCCGATCTTCGTGATGGGCATCGCCCTGGTCTTCGTCGGACTCGACGCCTACGGTCCGTCCAAGCACATCACCGAGGACGCCATCGACGCCGAGGTCGCGCGCCTCGTGAACCAGCAGCAGCAGCGCGCTGCCGCTCGTGAGGCCGCCTCGCAGCCGAACGCCACGCAGGCACCGTACGCCGGCCAGAGCGGTTACGAGCAGCACCCGTACCAGGCGGGCCAGACCGGCCAGGCGCCGGTGTACGACCCCGCACAGTACGGACAGACGACCGCCTACGACACCTCGCAGTACGCGGGTGGCCAGACGAGCGGCTACGGCACGCAGCAGACCCAGCAGGGCTCCCAGGCGACGCAGCAGTACGGCGCCTACCAGGCACCAGCGACCGAGTCTCCGAACCCTGAGGCTCCTGCAGCGGAGCCCACCTCGGACTGGGTGCGCGCCGCCGAGCCCACCCCGACCGAGCAGTTCGCCGCGGTCTTCTCCGGCACCGACCGCGCGCCCGAGGCCGCAGCCGCGCCGAACACGTCCGCCGAACCGGCCGAGTCGATCGTCCTCGAGTCGACGTCCACCGGCGACGCCGAGACCGTCGCAGCCGCCGCAGACGAGACCGAAGCGCGCCTCGCGAGCGACGAGACCGGAGCCGACGCCACGACCGGACGCGACGAGACCGTGTCGGCCGCCGCACCGGCCGCGGCCGTGAGCGCGCCCCGCACCTCGACCAGCCGGTCGACGACGACGCGTTCGACGACGGCCCGGAAGCCCGCCGCCAAGACGACCACGTCGGCGACGGCCGCGGGCAGCACCGTCCGCAAGACGAGTTCGACGCGCGCCACCACCGGTTCGACGACGCCCAAGGCCGCAGCAGCCAAGACCACGACGCCGAAGGCCGCAGCCACGAAGGCACCGACGACGAAGACGACGGGCGCCGCAGCGAAGCCGGCCACCGCGAAGGCACCGGCGAAGCCGCGCACCACGAAGCCGAAGGCGGCCCCCGCGGCCACGCCGGCGCCACTCGAGCAGCCCGGTACGCCGGAGTAG
- the zapE gene encoding AFG1/ZapE family ATPase, whose amino-acid sequence MDTTGTETTDPAPIPPDDTLLSAVESAAADAGFTLEPEQLEVARRLASLRIGEDRPGHLYLWGAAGRGKTWLLDAFFEALPTHRRRRVHFHSFFRGLHAAIHRVRTEAADAARATGEPGAGSRAAAGAVTNAVEQAVDELLDEVDVVLFDEFQVHDPGDGALMIRLLDALFARQVTLLTSSNSAPQDLLPDPAHHHIFEPGIALIEANMQVLELAGSTDHRRSSPVRHGDGFARGSWSIAGESADAHLAALGLHRPGPGEATTLTISGHTFQAAAARDGVLWFASAELIERPTSVGDYLAWAADDGRWVLDALPESHALTREARARFVHLVDALCDLGVELHVVAATDQETFMTDPALGPEGFARDAVRTRSRLALLREIR is encoded by the coding sequence GTGGACACGACGGGGACCGAGACGACCGATCCCGCTCCGATCCCTCCCGACGACACCCTGCTCTCGGCGGTCGAGTCCGCCGCCGCCGACGCCGGGTTCACGCTCGAGCCGGAGCAGCTGGAAGTGGCGAGGCGTCTGGCGTCACTCCGGATCGGCGAGGACCGACCCGGGCACCTGTACCTGTGGGGTGCGGCCGGGCGGGGCAAGACCTGGCTCCTCGACGCGTTCTTCGAGGCGCTCCCGACGCATCGGAGGCGTCGCGTCCACTTCCACTCCTTCTTCCGCGGGCTGCACGCCGCGATCCACCGGGTCCGCACGGAGGCCGCCGACGCCGCTCGGGCGACGGGTGAGCCGGGCGCCGGGTCCCGCGCGGCGGCCGGAGCGGTGACGAACGCGGTCGAGCAAGCGGTCGACGAACTGCTGGACGAGGTGGACGTCGTGCTCTTCGACGAGTTCCAGGTGCACGATCCCGGCGACGGCGCGCTCATGATCCGGCTGCTCGACGCGCTCTTCGCCCGACAGGTGACCCTGTTGACGAGCTCGAACTCCGCGCCGCAGGATCTGCTGCCGGACCCGGCTCACCACCACATCTTCGAACCCGGCATCGCCCTGATCGAAGCGAACATGCAGGTGCTCGAACTCGCCGGCTCGACCGACCACCGTCGCAGCTCCCCGGTCAGGCACGGCGACGGCTTCGCCCGCGGCAGCTGGTCCATCGCAGGCGAGTCCGCGGACGCCCACCTCGCGGCACTCGGCCTCCACCGTCCGGGGCCAGGCGAGGCGACGACGCTGACGATCAGTGGCCACACGTTCCAGGCAGCCGCCGCGCGCGACGGCGTCCTCTGGTTCGCCAGCGCCGAACTCATCGAGCGTCCGACCTCGGTCGGCGACTACCTCGCCTGGGCGGCGGACGACGGCCGGTGGGTCCTCGACGCCCTGCCCGAGTCCCACGCCCTCACCCGGGAGGCGCGCGCCCGATTCGTCCACCTCGTCGACGCTCTGTGCGATCTCGGCGTCGAACTCCACGTCGTGGCCGCCACCGACCAGGAGACCTTCATGACCGATCCCGCCCTCGGACCGGAGGGGTTCGCCCGCGACGCGGTCAGGACGCGCAGTCGGCTCGCCCTCCTCCGCGAGATCCGCTGA
- a CDS encoding DUF3073 domain-containing protein, whose translation MGRGRQKAKHTKIARELKSFSPDVNYNALERELTGHSVDHPGTGVDESYDDEIAKWAEYAEKYADGEAKGA comes from the coding sequence ATGGGTCGTGGCCGTCAAAAGGCAAAGCACACGAAGATCGCTCGTGAGCTCAAGTCGTTCAGCCCGGACGTGAACTACAACGCGCTCGAGCGCGAGCTCACGGGGCACTCCGTCGACCACCCGGGCACGGGCGTCGACGAGAGCTACGACGACGAGATCGCCAAGTGGGCTGAATACGCCGAGAAGTACGCCGACGGTGAGGCGAAGGGCGCGTAG
- a CDS encoding universal stress protein, with amino-acid sequence MSEAQRGTAIVVGVTPGQPDTVLVEAASFAQAFACRLVLAHVDASRFVVVENVDGTVTSLPFDADLHDFEPEPADPGLEATAHRLLDDSGVVWELTQLAGDPARALGRLADSVSARAIIVGTRERGLRKGILEFFNGSVAATLAHRQARPVIVVPLAPSATDEPLWDAPAGDLR; translated from the coding sequence ATGAGCGAAGCGCAGCGGGGTACCGCGATCGTGGTCGGTGTCACGCCGGGGCAGCCCGACACCGTGCTCGTCGAGGCGGCGTCGTTCGCGCAAGCTTTCGCCTGCCGGCTCGTCCTCGCCCACGTCGACGCGAGCCGGTTCGTCGTGGTCGAGAACGTCGACGGCACCGTCACGTCGTTGCCGTTCGACGCCGATCTGCACGACTTCGAACCGGAGCCCGCCGATCCCGGCCTGGAGGCGACGGCGCATCGTCTCCTCGACGACAGCGGCGTCGTGTGGGAGCTGACCCAGCTCGCCGGGGACCCGGCGCGTGCCCTCGGCCGACTCGCCGATTCGGTGTCCGCGCGGGCGATCATCGTCGGAACCCGGGAGCGTGGCCTCCGGAAGGGCATCCTCGAGTTCTTCAACGGTTCCGTCGCCGCGACGCTGGCCCATCGGCAGGCGCGTCCGGTGATCGTGGTCCCACTCGCGCCCAGCGCCACCGACGAACCACTCTGGGACGCCCCCGCCGGCGACCTGCGGTGA
- the purF gene encoding amidophosphoribosyltransferase: protein MCGIVGIVSTEPANQQVYDSLLLLQHRGQDSTGIATADGSTFHMVKAKGQVREAFRTRDMRSLLGNMGLGHVRYATKGDAANESEAQPFYVNAPYGITLIHNGNLTNTRELSKDLFHVDRRHVNSTSDTELLLNVLATELQGQISGLDLDPDQVFNAVENVHERVEGSYATIALIAGHGLLAFRDPFGIRPLILGKRQTGLVGNDWVVASESLVLEAGGYEIVREIAPGEAVFITASGELYSRQCAKNPRLVPCSFEYVYLARPDSVMNGISVYEARLRLGNRLADTIAEYTPMGDIDVVMPIPDSSRPAAMQVAQKLGIEYREGFYKNRYVGRTFIMPGQAQRKKSVRQKLNAMGSEFKGKNILIVDDSIVRGTTSKEIVDMARLAGANKVTFTSAAPPVRYPHVYGINMPSRQELVAHGKKIPDIARELGADNLIYQEVADMKAAILEGSGISDLEMSCFTGEYITGTVSEEYLEWVERSQLS, encoded by the coding sequence ATGTGCGGCATCGTCGGCATCGTCTCAACCGAGCCTGCCAACCAGCAGGTCTACGACAGCCTCCTGCTCCTTCAGCACCGCGGTCAGGACTCCACCGGCATCGCCACCGCCGACGGCAGCACCTTCCACATGGTCAAAGCCAAGGGCCAGGTGCGTGAAGCCTTCCGCACCCGCGACATGCGCTCGCTCCTCGGCAACATGGGCCTCGGCCACGTGCGCTACGCGACGAAGGGCGACGCCGCCAACGAGAGCGAGGCGCAGCCGTTCTACGTGAACGCGCCCTACGGCATCACGCTCATCCACAACGGCAACCTCACGAACACCCGCGAGCTCAGCAAGGACCTGTTCCACGTCGACCGCCGCCACGTGAACTCCACGAGCGACACCGAGCTGCTGCTCAACGTCCTCGCGACGGAGCTGCAGGGGCAGATCAGCGGTCTCGACCTCGATCCCGACCAGGTGTTCAACGCCGTCGAGAACGTGCACGAGCGGGTCGAGGGGTCCTACGCGACGATCGCCCTCATCGCCGGTCACGGCCTGCTCGCCTTCCGCGACCCGTTCGGCATCCGCCCGCTCATCCTCGGCAAGCGCCAGACGGGCCTGGTCGGCAACGACTGGGTGGTCGCCTCGGAGTCGCTCGTCCTCGAAGCCGGCGGCTACGAGATCGTCCGCGAGATCGCCCCGGGCGAGGCCGTCTTCATCACCGCTTCGGGTGAGCTGTACTCGCGGCAGTGCGCGAAGAACCCGCGGCTCGTTCCGTGCTCCTTCGAGTACGTGTACCTCGCTCGCCCCGACTCCGTCATGAACGGCATCTCGGTCTACGAGGCCCGACTGCGTCTCGGCAACCGGCTCGCCGACACCATCGCCGAGTACACGCCGATGGGTGACATCGACGTCGTCATGCCGATCCCGGACTCCTCCCGCCCAGCGGCCATGCAGGTCGCCCAGAAGCTCGGCATCGAGTACCGCGAGGGCTTCTACAAGAACCGGTACGTGGGGCGCACCTTCATCATGCCGGGCCAGGCGCAGCGCAAGAAGAGCGTCCGTCAGAAACTCAACGCGATGGGCTCGGAGTTCAAGGGCAAGAACATCCTCATCGTCGACGACTCGATCGTCCGCGGCACGACGTCGAAGGAGATCGTCGACATGGCGCGTCTCGCCGGTGCCAACAAGGTGACCTTCACCTCCGCCGCACCGCCGGTCCGCTACCCCCACGTGTACGGCATCAACATGCCGTCCCGCCAGGAGCTCGTCGCACACGGCAAGAAGATCCCCGACATCGCCCGCGAGCTGGGCGCCGACAACCTCATCTACCAGGAGGTCGCCGACATGAAGGCCGCCATCCTCGAGGGCTCCGGCATCAGCGACCTCGAGATGAGCTGCTTCACCGGCGAGTACATCACCGGGACCGTCTCCGAGGAGTACCTCGAGTGGGTGGAGCGCTCGCAGCTCTCCTGA
- a CDS encoding NAD-dependent epimerase/dehydratase family protein, translating into MSTNRLLVLGGTEFVGRAVVDEAVAAGWEVTVFHRGTNRSSPSDAVTVLHGDRTMPGGLDALRVGSWDLAVDTWSWAPVAVRDAAALLADRVGSYVYVSSRSVYADPLPAGAAEDAPVVDGSAHDDGFADYARAKRGGELAAVQAFGDRAVLARAGLILGPHENIGRLPWWLARIAEGGEVLAPGAASDPIQYIDARDLAAFLLAAGSTGASGAFNVVSEPRATTLGELLDACVAATGSGATLRWVDQERVLAARIQPWTQLPVWLPTGPDADAMHHGDVSRAVAAGLRRRPVTETVADTWVWLQALGGVAPQRPDRPVVGLDRAIERAVLAGN; encoded by the coding sequence ATGAGCACGAATCGGCTGTTGGTCCTGGGCGGGACGGAGTTCGTCGGGCGAGCGGTCGTCGACGAGGCCGTCGCCGCCGGCTGGGAGGTCACCGTCTTCCACCGCGGTACGAACCGTTCCTCGCCGTCGGACGCGGTCACCGTGCTGCACGGCGACCGGACGATGCCCGGCGGACTCGACGCGCTCCGGGTCGGGTCGTGGGACCTCGCCGTCGACACCTGGTCATGGGCTCCGGTCGCCGTCCGCGACGCGGCCGCGCTGCTGGCGGACCGGGTCGGGAGCTACGTCTACGTCTCGAGCCGTTCGGTCTACGCCGACCCGCTGCCCGCCGGCGCCGCCGAGGACGCGCCGGTCGTCGACGGGTCGGCGCACGACGACGGCTTCGCGGACTACGCCCGTGCCAAGCGCGGCGGTGAGCTGGCCGCCGTCCAGGCGTTCGGCGACCGAGCGGTCCTGGCGCGAGCCGGCCTCATCCTCGGCCCGCACGAGAACATCGGACGACTGCCCTGGTGGCTGGCGCGGATCGCCGAGGGCGGTGAGGTGCTCGCCCCTGGTGCCGCTTCCGACCCCATCCAGTACATCGATGCGCGGGATCTCGCGGCCTTCCTCCTCGCCGCCGGTTCGACGGGCGCGAGTGGTGCGTTCAACGTCGTCAGCGAGCCGCGGGCGACGACGTTGGGGGAGCTGCTCGACGCCTGCGTCGCCGCGACCGGGTCGGGTGCGACCCTCCGCTGGGTGGATCAGGAGCGGGTGCTCGCGGCCAGGATCCAGCCCTGGACCCAACTGCCCGTCTGGCTCCCCACCGGACCGGACGCCGACGCGATGCATCACGGTGATGTCTCGCGTGCGGTTGCGGCGGGTCTCCGTCGTCGTCCGGTCACCGAGACCGTCGCCGACACCTGGGTGTGGCTGCAGGCACTCGGCGGCGTGGCGCCGCAGCGCCCGGACCGGCCCGTCGTCGGACTGGACCGTGCCATCGAGCGGGCCGTGCTCGCCGGGAACTGA
- a CDS encoding CrcB family protein, protein MVAFGGAIGTGAREAISLAIPPIGGLPVAILGINVVGAFLLGLLLESLLRRGPDAGRRRDLRLFLGTGVLGGFTTYSALAADSSVLLIEGSALVGVLYAVGSVVLGALASWGGIVLARRIGGGRS, encoded by the coding sequence ATGGTCGCGTTCGGTGGCGCGATCGGGACGGGTGCCCGCGAGGCGATCTCCCTCGCCATCCCGCCCATCGGTGGTCTCCCCGTGGCCATCCTCGGCATCAACGTCGTCGGCGCCTTCCTGCTCGGTCTCCTCCTCGAGTCGCTCCTCCGACGCGGGCCCGACGCCGGCCGTCGACGCGATCTCCGCCTCTTCCTCGGCACCGGCGTCCTCGGCGGTTTCACGACGTACAGCGCGCTCGCGGCCGACAGCAGTGTCCTCCTCATCGAGGGGAGCGCCCTCGTGGGGGTGCTGTACGCGGTGGGGAGCGTCGTGCTGGGCGCCCTGGCGAGCTGGGGCGGCATCGTCCTCGCCCGACGGATCGGCGGTGGCCGCTCGTGA
- the purM gene encoding phosphoribosylformylglycinamidine cyclo-ligase — MTSSTSYREAGVDTAAGDRAVELMKAAVAKTHGPEVFGGFGGFAGLFDASALTAFHRPLLATSTDGVGTKVAIAQAIDKHDTIGQDLVGMVVDDIVVVGAKPLFMTDYIACGKVHPERIASIVSGIAQACSDTGTALIGGETAEHPGLLGVDDYDVAGACTGAVEADAILGEHRVEDGDVVLALASSGLHSNGFSLVRHILAQAGVGYADHSDDLGTTFGEALLEPTRLYTLPLLRLLDAPAFAGGVHSLSHVTGGGIAANLARVLPKGSWAEVDRSTWSPSPVFRTLSELAGSSLESSEGTWNLGVGFFAVVSPAVAAGVTAALEADGIATWQVGTVHLGDATADLSAFEQGAKGVDGGAVRLVGAYRD, encoded by the coding sequence ATGACCTCATCCACCAGCTACCGGGAGGCCGGTGTCGACACGGCAGCCGGTGACCGCGCCGTCGAGCTCATGAAGGCCGCCGTCGCGAAGACGCACGGTCCGGAGGTCTTCGGCGGCTTCGGCGGGTTCGCCGGCCTGTTCGACGCCTCGGCGCTCACCGCCTTCCATCGGCCCCTGCTCGCGACGTCGACCGACGGCGTCGGCACGAAGGTCGCGATCGCCCAGGCCATCGACAAGCACGACACCATCGGCCAGGACCTCGTCGGCATGGTCGTCGACGACATCGTCGTGGTCGGGGCGAAGCCGCTCTTCATGACCGACTACATCGCCTGCGGCAAGGTCCACCCGGAGCGCATCGCCTCGATCGTCTCGGGCATCGCCCAGGCCTGCTCCGACACCGGGACGGCGCTCATCGGCGGCGAGACCGCGGAGCACCCCGGACTCCTCGGGGTCGACGACTACGACGTCGCCGGCGCCTGCACCGGTGCGGTCGAGGCGGACGCCATCCTCGGTGAGCACCGCGTCGAGGACGGCGACGTCGTCCTCGCACTCGCGTCCTCGGGCCTGCACTCGAACGGCTTCTCCCTCGTGCGGCACATCCTCGCCCAGGCGGGCGTCGGCTACGCCGACCACAGCGACGACCTCGGCACGACGTTCGGCGAGGCCCTCCTCGAGCCGACGCGGCTCTACACCCTGCCCCTCCTGCGGCTGCTCGACGCCCCGGCCTTCGCGGGTGGCGTCCACTCGCTCAGCCACGTCACCGGAGGCGGGATCGCCGCCAACCTCGCGCGCGTCCTGCCCAAGGGGTCCTGGGCCGAGGTCGACCGCTCCACCTGGAGCCCGTCGCCGGTGTTCCGGACGCTGAGCGAGCTGGCCGGATCCTCGCTCGAGTCGAGCGAGGGCACCTGGAACCTGGGCGTCGGATTCTTCGCCGTCGTCTCGCCGGCGGTCGCCGCCGGTGTCACGGCCGCGCTCGAGGCCGACGGGATCGCGACCTGGCAGGTCGGCACCGTGCACCTCGGCGACGCCACCGCAGACCTCAGCGCGTTCGAACAGGGTGCCAAGGGGGTCGACGGCGGTGCCGTCCGCCTCGTGGGCGCCTACCGCGACTAG
- a CDS encoding glycosyltransferase family 2 protein, which yields MTSDIDAPAETTLDATIVIPTYNGERYLEQILSAIEGQDYDGTYETLVIDSGSTDRTLDIVAAHPDVRLHVIPNSEFGHGRTRQLAARLARGRYVAYLTHDAIPGDSRWLHELTTPLDPDGMDVVAVMGKQIARPNCFPLLKYEIHDVFHNFGPDFGTTVFANDGFADGNGGLLDALAFYSDVNSATRRDLLLGDIPYRDLPYSEDMAFGADIIAAGLRKAYAPRGWVVHSNDLTLDEYRKRIFDETTALRRIGKPITRLSRFRQVGYTVFGALRDAKRIVRDPQYSWKRRAYWFVMNPAYHAAKWSSYYVASRVDLDDEAAMRAGSLEHSRK from the coding sequence GTGACCTCTGACATCGACGCCCCAGCCGAGACGACGCTCGACGCGACGATCGTCATCCCCACGTACAACGGCGAGCGGTACCTCGAGCAGATCCTCTCGGCGATCGAGGGCCAGGACTACGACGGCACCTACGAGACCCTCGTCATCGATTCCGGCTCCACCGACCGCACGCTCGACATCGTCGCCGCCCACCCGGACGTCCGGCTGCACGTCATCCCGAACAGTGAGTTCGGCCACGGCCGGACCCGCCAGCTCGCCGCCCGGCTTGCCCGGGGTAGGTACGTCGCCTACCTCACGCACGATGCGATCCCGGGCGACTCCCGCTGGTTGCACGAGCTGACCACGCCCTTGGACCCGGACGGCATGGACGTCGTCGCCGTCATGGGCAAGCAGATCGCACGCCCGAACTGCTTCCCGCTGCTCAAGTACGAGATCCACGACGTGTTCCACAACTTCGGGCCGGACTTCGGCACGACCGTCTTCGCGAACGACGGCTTCGCCGACGGGAACGGCGGACTGCTCGACGCCCTCGCGTTCTACTCCGACGTCAACTCGGCCACGCGCCGCGACCTGCTGCTCGGCGACATCCCGTACCGCGACCTCCCGTACTCCGAGGACATGGCCTTCGGCGCCGACATCATCGCGGCCGGACTGCGGAAGGCGTACGCACCGCGGGGCTGGGTCGTCCACTCCAACGACCTCACCCTCGACGAGTACCGGAAGCGGATCTTCGACGAGACGACGGCGTTGCGTCGGATCGGGAAGCCGATCACGCGGCTGAGTCGGTTCCGGCAGGTGGGGTACACCGTCTTCGGCGCCCTTCGGGACGCGAAGCGGATCGTCCGCGACCCCCAGTACAGCTGGAAGCGACGTGCCTACTGGTTCGTCATGAACCCGGCCTATCACGCGGCGAAGTGGAGCAGCTACTACGTGGCCTCCCGCGTCGACCTGGACGACGAGGCCGCCATGCGCGCCGGCTCGCTGGAGCACAGCCGCAAGTAG